The segment ttaaaattattaggaGGGAAGATTCCAATGTATGAATGGATTTAGAAAGTTAGTATACATTGAATTATGTTCACATGTATATGTTTGAATAATAATGGAATTCTGttaccatttttatattttgggtaattttttattctcattcATTTCTTAATGTTTGGATATTGTCTCTCTCAcactgttttttttaaggtttggttaattctttttctcatGCTTTAAGGTTTTGGTGATTCTGTTTCATACTTTTAAGATTTGGGTTgttttctccctctctctcttgtttatttctctctccttttctaGAATTTAGGTTATTCTGTGTCCCGACACGCTTTCATTTCGTTCAGCTATACGTTATGTGAAGAATTTGAATCTCGAACCTCTTAGTCAAGACTATATACGTTATGttagttgagttatgttcaGTTCAGCTATACATCAGGTGGAGAATTCGAATCTCGAACCTCTTAGTCAAGACTATATATGTTGTGttagttgagttatgctcgGTTTAGCTATACGTTAGGTGGAGAATTCGAATCTCGAATCTCTTAATCAAGACTATATATGTTGTGTTAGTTGAGCTAGACACGGTTCAACTAAACGTTAGGTGGAGAATTTAAATCTCGAACCTTTAGTCGAGActatatatgttatgttatgttagttGAGCTAGGCACGGTTCAACTATACATTAGGTAGAGAATTCGAATCTTGAACCTCTTATTCAAGACtagatatgttatgttagttGAACTATGTTCGGTTCAACTATACGTTAGGTGGAGAATTCGAATCTCGAACCTCTTATTCAAGACtagatatgttatgttagttGAACTATGTTCGGTTCAACTATACGTTAGGTGGAGAATTCAAATCTCGAACCTCTTAGTCAAGACTATATATGCTATGTTAGTTGAGCTAGGCACAGTTCAGATATACGTTAGGTGGAGAATTCGAATCTCGAACCTTTTTGTCAAGActatatatgttatgttagttGAGCAATGCTCGGTTCAACTATACTTCAGGGGTGgagaatttgaatctcaaacctCTTATGTTAATTGAGCTATATCCGTGCTCTCCAACAAACACTTCACTGATTTAGGATTTGAGTagtaattttctctctcttattctcGAGATTAATACTTTTCTCGGGAGAGAATTCAAACTTCCCACTTATAACAAAGGGTATTAATACCCTAATTGACTCAAgctcactactagtagatattgtccactttgatctgttacgtatcattgtcaacCTCATGATTCTAAAACGTCTGTTAGGCACactcttttattaattatttttaaaatagaaagacgatctcattaattatttttaaatccaaataattttgaacaatAACATCGgcgttaaattttaattttttttatcaatatgGCTAAATGACGTAATTTAAACGAAAAAGTAAGTTTAACCTAATTCGTGTTACATTGCTTCTGagcttatttttattataaaaataataataataatggctTTTCATGATGTGAAAGGGCAAccccaaattttaattttgattttgattgtgaaaataataataataaaaaaaaaaacattaattataattactttttaaaagtaaagtaattgattatataattaactTAATTCTAATCCTAATTCATAATATTCAAGAAATATTAATTGTCAATTTcataatgattatttttattttaattaattaggtattatatatttgataagaaaatatatattatatttcattattgaaataaaaacattactCTTTCCTATAATTGCTGCAAAATTTAAGCCGAAGTTTTGgtgttaattattaataaaatttgttttctaatattctttatcatatattattttaataattatgggttattattttatgaaaataattatgatataattatagcttcaatttaaaaaaaaaaaaaactatatataattttaatttttaaaaataattttttttctagcCAGATTTTTAACGAGAGTGGTCCTAAAGACatgattataaaaattgtaGTTATTATTAGTGTCAACACAGTTTTCTTAAATAGTTCTAAAAAACACATGTGAATGGGAACAAAACATGCTTAAATGACTTTGTTAGTATGAGAAGACTGTTAAGGTCATGAAATGTCGAATCCATATATTTTAAGTACTGGACTTGAAGCATAGTTTTTTTAGTGCGAGGATAGCTCTGAAAAGACAAATTGcccatcttttctttaatctcgGGAGATATATAATCAGGGAGTGTAATTCAAACCGCcgtttttttctcatttgtaAGAAATCGTTCAGTTGCATATCATAAGGAATTCAAACAACTGCTTCAAATACAGTATCAGAAAGCATTGCTCCACAAGCTTATTAGCTGAATGGCAGTTGGTACAGACAATACAGtcgaaaatgaaataattatattaaaaaaattaaagaagaaaacaaggattttaaatattttttattttaaaaaataattaatgttcatatataatcattaaaaCAACATGGAGCTCATTAAagtaactttatttatttattttttttttaaattttgaaatgaaatgtaaattatttaatataagtCAACAATggcataaatttgaaaatgatatatttaaaataataaaaggcGTGCGGATAATGGGCCAGACAAAACATGGAACACAAAGGGCCCACAACATTATTAGACCTTTTTTTGTATAACCAATTCATTGTTTTAAGCCCATAACACCCAACCATGTGGGCCCCACTAATTACCAAAAGCctatttaattgtattttttttaaataataattttaattttaagaactaaattaaaatggtCGGGTGTGTACGTGGGTTAGGCTACGTCGGATAGAGTAGAGACATTTTCTAGACCTAACTCGATTGCCCGGgttctattttttcaaataaaaatgaaaaagttaaaattataataataattaaataaaaatgaaaatttggagggttttttttttttttttttttttctaaataaaaaaaattaataataattataccaattaaataaataaggattaAAACGACAGCGCAttgggaaaaaagaaaatgaaaaagagtaCGGTacggaagagagagagaaaattgtaCTTCGTCGAGAAAGGAATAACCACCACGGGTTTTAATCACCTGCGGCCACTCATAACCAAAAGTCAAAATTAGTAACCATCACCCTATTAAATTCTCACACGTGTCATGTCAAAGattacattattaatttttttaattatgtctaataaatttagttaaatgGTGTCTAATCTAATTTAGTTAAGGGTCAAATGCAATATTTAAacttgtaatattaaaaaatagatttttttttcttttgttaattgagacatagtaataataataataataattattattattattattattataaaatttgctttaattattattttattttttttcaaaagggtGGGCCCATTTTGTCCACGTGGTCCCACCACACGAAGGAAGGCATCTATGAGTTGGATTGGTTGAGTCTCTGGCACTGGGGCCCACTTTCGCTgtcttgtttttaatttttatatttttttggagTAAAAAAAACGTCGCTATCATGTCTTGTCAGcctttatttttcccttttttaatatttatttattatttttaatttttaatttttctcttaaGCAAATTGAATTAGGATCACCTCTTTGTCTGCCATGCCAACCCCATCCCATCCATCATAACtagggtttttattttaaataaataatataaaaaattataaaatttaatattttttttataacttaaaTACGAAGcgaagaaattaaatatattttcgtCCTCGTTCATACCTCGTTTAGTTTCATGTCCCGTCTCATTTTTACTAAATGTCaagtttatatgaaaattcGAAGCGTCGGTAATAAgataatttgatatgaaatattattttgttgttatcgAGAGATCTGAAAATTTTATCTTTCCATAAATTTTACCTTAAATCGAAGTATCCTTGTTGTATCACGATAATAGTAGATAAGTTTTTCGTACCGGTCGGAACgagattattttattttaagaaattaattttttttcctaaatataagaatattatttaaaagtatgggctataaattcattaatcaaATTggaaatatctttaattttggaTCTTATTGTTGGGCAaaagactatttttttttttttttacccattaAAAGgcattttattcaaattaataggGATGGCTTAGATGTCCACTTGAGAATGGagaaatgttaaaataaataagaatggatgaaaattaattataaattatataacgttttaaaaaaatatttttactacGTTGTTAAATTTTGAGCAATATGATAGATGAATCATAACAGCGACCCATACCGAGGACTTCGATCAAGATTCAGAATCTGAATTTGGTACTTAATGACTTTGACATTTCCTTGTATCTCGTGCCACAtagtcacgttacttacttctcGTTCTAAGAGTAAAGACTATCctcacagaccaacacgagtctttttagcatgttttgttctcactcacatgcatcctagACAAATTACCGGGAGatcacccaacataaaattacagcaaaacacgcttaactatagagtttttataatttagccaCGGAAAAAAAGGTGCCCATTGTTTatataggtagtaacttttaattattttaaagccCTCTTTAGTCATCTATCCTCATGACCATTCTCATTCAGATAtaatctcagttcattcatgtacctcgTGCTTAACTATAAGGTTATCATGACGGTTGAGTAAATTGAGAGCACATGAATAAACCAATATCACATTCCAATAAGAGTAATCTTGAGCATATGAAATTATACTTAATAAATGCCTACAAAAATTCATACTTTCCACCAATACCCAtaaaacacatttttttttttcggtggctcaatcatgCTCGAAAACACATGAGTGAGAATCAAACATGGTAAAAGAACTCGTGCTGGTTCGTGGGCAACGTACTCGAGTCGCACAAGATACAAAAGATATCGGGATCATCAAGTGCCAAATCCATATTCCAGATCTCGAGTCCGAGTACCAGACGTATATATTAACTCAACCATGGTGAAAAGATGATTTAAATTAGGTGGGAAAGTACAAAGTGTTGAGAATAATAGTTGAATGGAATTAAATGCGAAAAGCAAGAAGGAAtctttataatatatgaagaaaaggagacatttttaaaaaatttagtacAAAATGTGaatacataattaattaatataaggtatgtgaataaattttaatatatagttgtTGCATGCAATTTCATTAATGTGTCACATGGGCATTGTCccctcttttaatttcttttgttggatCCAAACCTAGGTGACATGCCAACATGTCCAACCCACTCTTTGTTTCCATAATTTGGGAAcccataattataatttatttatttacttttaaattcttttcaatttttaattgggagatttattttctattaaattttaaaatttaggaatttATCCATATGGTTTGATTCCTCTtctacaattatttttttaaaataattatttttctaaaattaacaaaaaaaaaaattaatttctttttttttaatatttaattaaatgccTAATCATAGAGTTTCATATATTTAAGAGGGTTGGAGGtgtaattataataaattttaaaataatattttttaaaaattaaatatatttattatccaaaaatattctaactttagttttggattaaaatcgttaatattttatttcaaaaataccctttaatttttaaaagtgtttcaaaaataccattaagttttcaaaaaatttattaatatcgttaaaatttttaaaaaaactttaaaaatatgtttaaatttttttaaaaaattaaaaaataccttgATCACCGCATTcaaaaaatactcatgaacttTTCGAAATAACATAAGGTGtcgataaaattatttaattttttttcataaagatGAAAGGAtgttaatgttaattttaaaattttatgaatgttttttaaatataatactagcaataaatatatttttgaatttatgaaaaaatgttaaaaaatattaatgattttttttaatttgattgttaagtttaaggttattttttattattattttaatttaaaaatattattgaattttaaaaaatttaaataaattataaaatgggagaatatttttattaatttaacataattttaaaatttgataaatttggtAGCTTTCAATTTAGATTCCCAATCTTGCACCAGGTACGCACGAATGTCTCCCAAGTTTGACTTTTGACTTTCGAAGTGGGACCCACCCCCCGACATGtcatttattatatgaattttacAGCTTCTTTCCAACAGCCTTAAAAGTCGGTggccaaaaataaattaatttttaaatataactgtctttttttatttatttattattattattttaaaaaaatggttaaaaattaattactttttttataaataaaaaaattggtagTTATTTTTGTGTCGGTTATATAACCATTCTAAGCTCCATTATGTCATTATATCTTGCCAAGATTTTATGTTTTGTAGTACCCATGTACGTTTTGTCTCTATATCTTatcaaatttacatttttgtccCTACGTTCggtttcaatttaatttttatttcgtccttaaattttaaaatattacatttttattcttcatttattcagtaatttcaatttttaaccCTTTTTCAGTTTGAGTTCCCGCATTAGTTGATGATAATAAGGAAATATCTCTCTAATAGATATGTtctaaaatcgtgaggttgacgatcATATGTAACAGGCTGAAATatacaatatctattagtagtggaattgggctgttacaaatgatatcagaaccagacgttgaacagtgtgccaacaaggacactggcctcaaggaggtggattgtgcgatcctatattggttggaaagaagaacgaaacattcaaaATGTGTAGATGAGGCTGATAGCAATACATAAAAGACTaaagcgaataatatctactagcatgAACTTAAGTTGTTACAAACTTTTATATGTGATTGTTCGTTAGAGTTTTCACTTTTcatcattattaaaattaaattaaaagttattatcatgattatttaaaatttgttaatgaaaGTTAAAAAGCTAATAAGAACTGAAGGGtaaatatgtaaatttaagaatttaggAACTCAACCGAACTCATAAAGATTTaacattttgtaatttatggggtcaaatgaaaactataccgaaaatttagagaattcaTAAATACGGTTCAAAACTGACCATAGTGATGTGTATGAAAATTGAGTTACGACTAACATTTTATGAGAAATAACGAGCGATTAATgtcaaactcaaatttttattgatattatatatatgtgtgttaaattaaaaaaaaaaaaaaaaagtgtaataTCTCATATCCCGGGCATCCCCAATATTTTTCTACGACATGATCACGTTATTTAGTTCTTTCTTCTACGAGCGAAAATTATCCTCAGAAACTAACATGAGTTCTCTCAGCATATTTTAGCCTTAGTATGAGTTCTTTCAGCATATTTTATCTTCGGTCATATGAGGTCACCCAATATAGAATTGCTCATAACAAAACGtgcttaattttgaagtttttatgattgagctaTCGAAAAAGAGGTGCACATTGTTGATATATGTAATAATTTTCAGTTCATTTTATCCTTAAGATCCAAATGTAAtcttgattcattcatgtactcttCATTTACTCGGGTGTTACATAATGTTTAagatattcttaaaaaatttcaacggTATATTACCAACTTAGTCTTCCCTCTTCCATAACTGACCTTAAAATGCacgttttcttttaattcaactTTAAAAGACACGTCAAATACAGACATTCAACGTAAATTGATCTGCGTGTGAAAACCTACGAAATGgaataatacataaaataagtcaaatttactatttatttttattaaaaatcgtGTCGTGTATATTAGTCATGTCAATTGTATacgaataaaattaaagttcgattaataattaattaacacataatcatattaaaagttaataatatGATTCAAAAACTTTACCCTCGTTTtccaaataaacacaaaataacaataagaacaaaaatcaaaagaaaaatttgaaaaaaaaaataataaaacaaaaatttatggataaaCACGATACTTTCATCGAAACAAGTCaaaccataataataatatacaatcatgaacgatgatttttcaaactttaaaattagGGTTCTGAACGCATGCAATTGATAAtcaacaattttataaaaccGTAGCTATTTTCTTGAAGAACTGAGCGAAATTGTTTCACCGAAGTGGAGAAACGAAGCCGTTTTACGGAATCGACGAGTAAAAGATTGAGATGGTCCCTTATCCTTCttaaatggaattaaaaaaagaaaaagaaaagttcttTGAATGGTGACCATTAATGGTGATGAAGGGTATAACAATTGATAAGATGGTAGTGGAAGAGGCTATCCCATCCCCCtctttaacaattttttttaaccttatcCTCAATCCCCACTCATCACTAATATATATCCTTAACGATCGAAAAAGATCAACTCAGTTCATCGAGcctgtaacaactcaaatccACTGCTATAATCttttttaggctttttctttcgagcttttccttaaagtttttaaaatgcgtttagTAAGGAGATTGTCCACGCCCTTGTCAAAattgctttgttcccctcttcaactgatgtgagatctcacagaaCCCATGCTTCGGTATACCAAAGCCTAGTAGTTTCATTCAACCTGATAGTTTAGACATTAAACCTACGTCCATGCATGTGGCTCGGTGACtcaaaatgtcaaaaaaaaatgtaaaattgagaatattttGATATTGCTAAGGGTAAAATAGTCAatattaacattattataaaatggaaaaaaaaaaattataatagttataatttagcaaaataaaataaatattttaagagagaataattagattattattaatatttttatttttaataaataataaagagtgaatatttaattaaaaatattgataaataaacaaataatagaGTGTTGGGAGATTAACAAACAAATCCAAAAAGCACTAAAAAGGGGAGGCTTCAACAGGCCTTGTCGTTCTATAATCATTTCCCAAAACGACGTCACTCGTGACATAACTTCAATCCAACAAACCCCTCCACGTGGCAAAATCCTCACTCTCCAAATTATCTCTGATGTTTTCATGCCATCCGCGTGAGCCAACACacattccttctttttttgaaaactagcgcactttttcattttagaaaaataacatcccacttttttctaaatataattaaaatcatattctttttcaaaatttaattattatattataagaaTTTTGATTTCATCCTTAAATCCATcatactaaaatattttaatttaaataccCAAAACCGTCATTTCACGCAAATTTCAACGctatttttccaaaaagaaaaaaggaggtCAATTTCccaaaaacataataattaatataatatatccAATTCGAAGCCCCGAATCTCAAATTCCTTCGTCCTGCAAACAAAATTCTCGATCTCGGCGATTTCATAAGCAAAATCAGACGAATTAGCGCAAAATTCCGACGAATTCGAAAGCGAAAAAGAGTAGCAGAGTCATGGAATCGGAGCAGAACGATGAGTACAGAGCGATCTTGATCAATTTCGAGCAGACAGAGCTCCGCCTCGGCTTGCCCGGCGGCGACGGCGGCGAAACCAGCGGCGGGAAGAGTAGTTCGGCGGCGAAGAGAGGTTTCATGGAAACTGTGGATTTGAAGCTTAATCTATCGTCGTCAATGGCGCCGGAGAAGGAGGAGGCGACGAATTTGGAAGAGACTAAAAGCTCTTCGCAACGGCCTAACGATTTCGCTAAGCCTCCTTCCAagtaattttcttctttctatttttaaaattaattaaatttgagaattatacatgaaaaaaaaataggtaattaattataaaattaaaattaaaattatattttagtgaaaaaaacccaatttttttaattatttattactttaagAATGTctcaataaatcaaaattgattaaataattgtaaaaatttaatttataatgaaaatgctaataaattgttttatttatttttggttgaaatttaaaaaaaaaaaaaattttaaaaaatattaattttctctaataaatttttatgaattcattATTAACAGAGCACAAGTAGTCGGTTGGCCACCGGTTAGATCATCAAGGAAGAATTTGGGGGCGCAGAGGACCGGCGGGGAAGACGGCGGCGGCGCGTCGTTCGTGAAAGTTAGCATGGACGGCGCTCCTTATTTACGTAAGGTGGACTTGAAGCTATATAGTAGCTACAAAGACCTTTCCCACGCGCTTGCCAAAATGTTTAGCTCTTTCACcattggtaattttttttttttttacttttttactgtCGGCAACTTTTTAAGACATACGATAAGattaatagtatattttacccaaaaggtaaaaataaaatttggttgGAAATTTTTTAGTCGAAATTCTTAGTCATGATTGAATGGCAGGAGGAACGTGCGAGTCGGAAGGAATGAAGGATTTCATGAGCGAAAGAAAATTAGTAGACCTTTTGAACGGTTCAGAATACGTACCGACTTATGAAGACAAAGATGGAGATTGGATGCTCGTCGGCGATGTGCCATGGGagtaagttttctttttctcatttagCTTACGAAATGCTCGGTTTATGAAAACAAGAAAGTTATATAGAAACTGAATATAAATAAGAGTCGGGTAGACAAACGAACACTAGCTTATACGAGTCAAATACCTTCAACGTCTACGTAGAAAGACTCGAAATCCTTCTAATTGTACTGTCTTGTTAAACAGGATGTTTGTCGATTCATGTAAACGTTTACGGATCATGAAAGAGTCTGAAGCCATTGGACTCGGTAAGTCACATAAATCTCTCGTTTGGTTgtcttattaattttatttttaaaatttgatttaattatggACAGCACCAAGAACAATGGAGAAAAGCAAGAACAGAAGCTGAggtgtttttatttatgaaaatttgtttgatatttaccgatttaaatttattttctaattattatatattaagaacAAGAGGGGTTTATGTGcaatttctaattattatatatattgagtTTGTAAGgacttataaaatataacattagCATAGAGGGGTTTATCTGCAATTTCTACTTAATATTTTACATATTATgctgtattattatttttattttgcctattttgtttattttttgtgatttgctttatttatttgtttatttttatttaaatgggTTCTAAATAATAGCATAAAATAGATTTCATTAATTTGCatgtgaattttaattttttttaattaatttttgagtTCTTCAATTTTTCGGTTTGTGTCAAATAagttcacaaaattttaagaatggTTGTGAAATCTCgtattagttggagaggagaacgaatcattcctttaTAAGcgtatggaaacttctccctagtagacatgctttaaaattatgaggcggccgacaatacgtaacgggtcaaagcgaacaatatctgctagcgatgggtttagactgttacaaatggtattagacactgggc is part of the Cucurbita pepo subsp. pepo cultivar mu-cu-16 unplaced genomic scaffold, ASM280686v2 Cp4.1_scaffold000281, whole genome shotgun sequence genome and harbors:
- the LOC111784849 gene encoding auxin-responsive protein IAA16-like isoform X1, giving the protein MESEQNDEYRAILINFEQTELRLGLPGGDGGETSGGKSSSAAKRGFMETVDLKLNLSSSMAPEKEEATNLEETKSSSQRPNDFAKPPSKAQVVGWPPVRSSRKNLGAQRTGGEDGGGASFVKVSMDGAPYLRKVDLKLYSSYKDLSHALAKMFSSFTIGGTCESEGMKDFMSERKLVDLLNGSEYVPTYEDKDGDWMLVGDVPWEMFVDSCKRLRIMKESEAIGLAPRTMEKSKNRS
- the LOC111784849 gene encoding auxin-responsive protein IAA16-like isoform X2 — translated: MESEQNDEYRAILINFEQTELRLGLPGGDGGETSGGKSSSAAKRGFMETVDLKLNLSSSMAPEKEEATNLEETKSSSQRPNDFAKPPSKAQVVGWPPVRSSRKNLGAQRTGGEDGGGASFVKVSMDGAPYLRKVDLKLYSSYKDLSHALAKMFSSFTIGTCESEGMKDFMSERKLVDLLNGSEYVPTYEDKDGDWMLVGDVPWEMFVDSCKRLRIMKESEAIGLAPRTMEKSKNRS